In a single window of the Osmerus eperlanus chromosome 2, fOsmEpe2.1, whole genome shotgun sequence genome:
- the LOC134037079 gene encoding uncharacterized protein LOC134037079, with protein MGIKPGPVNDMVIISARPRERRLAEGIRSNLYKGVSCPLPDISTLKVQEAYHGLSAAEAPMITAMAISSDVPLVESMFGSVQKGSVLSYQLPVRTVPSTRPHTDAPSPPQLPLSYYRLGPSTCAFVLSEHQHHHLASLATSFETAHKIKNSTREQSSCVEWHQLRRCRITSTKFKEVCHTRGESSAENLAKRLLGPCHQTADMRRGLALEPIAVEEYCKVKEVNHYPCGFLIHPEAPRMGSTPDGIVYDPEGQPVFGLLEIKFPNVSSNVDCPYVMIKEGTHTLRQSHPYYWQVQGQMFMSGCDCIDLTLSIDLTLSIDLTLSIDLTLSI; from the exons ATG GGTATTAAACCTGGTCCAGTTAATGACATGGTAATCATATCAGCcagaccaagagagaggagacttgCAGAAGGAATCAG AAGCAACTTGTATAAAGGAGTTAGCTGCCCTCTGCCAGACATTTCCACTCTGAAAGTCCAGGAGGCGTACCATGGACTTAGTGCAGCCGAAGCTCCAATGATCACAGCAATGGCTATCTCCAGTGATGTACCTCTGGTTGAGTCCATGTTTGGTTCGGTGCAGAAGGGAAGTGTGCTGTCCTATCAGCTACCAGTAAGGACAGTCCCCAGTACCCGTCCACACACAGatgccccttctcccccacagctGCCACTCTCTTATTACAGACTGGGACCCTCTACCTGTGCATTTGTCTTGTCTGAACATCAGCACCATCATCTGGCATCCCTTGCAACATCTTTTGAGACAGCACACAAAATCAAAAACAGCACACGAGAGCAGAGTTCCTGCGTTGAGTGGCACCAACTAAGAAGGTGCCGCATTACTTCTACCAAATTCAAAGAAGTTTGCCACACCAGGGGGGAAAGCTCTGCTGAAAACCTTGCAAAAAGGCTTCTGGGACCTTGCCATCAGACTGCTGACATGCGGCGGGGTCTTGCCTTGGAGCCTATAGCAGTAGAGGAGTACTGCAAGGTAAAGGAGGTCAACCACTACCCATGTGGGTTCCTGATCCACCCTGAGGCACCACGGATGGGGTCAACACCTGATGGGATTGTGTACGATCCTGAGGGGCAGCCAGTGTTTGGCCTGTTAGAAATTAAATTCCCAAATGTAAGTAGCAATGTTGACTGCCCTTACGTTATGATAAAGGAGGGTACACATACACTGAGGCAATCCCATCCTTATTACTGGCAGGTCCAGGGACAAATGTTTATGTCTGGGTGTGACTG CATCGACCTCACCCTCAGCATCGACCTCACTCTCAGCATCGACCTCACTCTCAGCATCGACCTCACTCTCAGCATCTGA
- the nupr1b gene encoding nuclear protein 1b translates to MSFVDAKNIEPTTFEDCYYDEYEYYNLTDKYTGGAARKGRTKKEASDNTNRHNPGGHERKITEKLQNAEKNAKE, encoded by the exons ATGAGCTTTGTGGATGCAAAAAACATTGAGCCAACTACGTTTGAAGATTGTTACTACGACGAATATGAGTATTACAACCTGACAGACAAATACACAG GTGGAGCTGCGCGCAAGGGGAGGACGAAGAAAGAAGCCAGTGACAATACCAATAGACACAACCCCGGAGGACACGAGCGCAAGATCACAGAGAAGCTGCAGAACGCAGAAAAGAATGCAAAAGAGTGA